From the genome of Microtus pennsylvanicus isolate mMicPen1 chromosome 20, mMicPen1.hap1, whole genome shotgun sequence, one region includes:
- the LOC142839031 gene encoding olfactory receptor 6C75-like, whose protein sequence is MKNHTFVTTFVLLGLTDDPKWQIVAFLFLLIMYLLSIAGNLIIILLTLLDSHLKTPMYFFLQKFSFLEISLTSTCIPRYLVSIVTTDKTISIKACLTQLFAAFVFGIAQFFLLAVMSYDRYVAICKPLHYTTIMSTRVCSLLFGTCCLIALLAICPGVIVSLDLEFCDTIIEHFVCDYSPILKLSCSDTRFMQLINFIFAIIILLITLALVMFSYGKIISTILRFPSAQQKKKAFSTCSSHMIVVSISYGSCIFMYIKPSAEERVALNKGVAILTISLAPVLNPFIYTLRNKQVKEALKDVIKKCTSATSKQ, encoded by the coding sequence ATGAAAAATCATACATTTGTGACAACATTCGTCCTTCTAGGATTGACAGACGACCCGAAGTGGCAAATTGTAGCCTTCCTTTTCCTATTGATAATGTACCTGCTCAGCATCGCTGGAAATCTTATCATCATCCTTCTGACCTTGCTGGATTCCCACCTTAAAACAcccatgtatttcttccttcAGAAGTTTTCCTTCTTAGAAATCTCACTGACATCTACCTGCATCCCTAGATACCTGGTCAGCATAGTCACCACGGATAAAACTATTTCCATCAAGGCTTGCCTCACACAATTATTTGCTGCCTTTGTCTTCGGAATAGCACAGTTTTTCTTGCTGGCTGTCAtgtcctatgaccgctatgtggccatttgTAAACCCCTTCATTATACAACCATCATGAGCACCAGAGTCTGTTCTTTGCTGTTTGGCACTTGCTGTTTAATTGCTTTGTTGGCGATCTGCCCTGGAGTCATCGTAAGTCTGGATTTAGAATTCTGTGATACTATTATTGAACACTTTGTCTGTGACTACTCTCCCATCTTGAAACTTTCCTGCAGTGATACAAGGTTCATGCAACTGATCAATTTCATTTTTGCTATCATTATTCTCCTTATTACCTTGGCACTAGTAATGTTCTCTTATGGGAAAATCATAAGTACAATTCTGAGGTTCCCCTCTGCCCAGCAGAAGAAGAAGGCCTTCTCTACCTGTTCCTCCCACATGATTGTTGTCTCCATCTCTTATGGCAGCTGCATTTTTATGTATATCAAACCTTCTGCGGAAGAGAGAGTAGCTTTAAACAAGGGGGTTGCCATACTCACTATTTCACTTGCCCCAGTACTAAATCCTTTCATATATAccttaagaaacaaacaagtcAAAGAAGCCCTGAAGGATGTCATTAAAAAATGTACCTCAGCTACTTCAAAACAGTGA